CGCCGCCCACGGCGGGCCCGTCGAGCACCGCGACGGTCACCACGGCGCAGCCGGTGAGACGCTCGAACAGGTACCACGGCGAGGTCTCCCGGCGAGTGAACCACCGCTCGTCGGCGGCCGTGTCGAGCGGCAGTCCCGAACAGAAGGTCGCCGAGGCGGAGTTGAGTACCAGGGCCCGGCAGCCCGGCATCGCCTCCGCGCGGTCGACGGCCCCGTGCAACAGGCGGACGAGCTGCTCGTCCAGCGCGTTGGGGTCGTCGGCGCGACGCCCGATGCTGGCTTCGAGATAACCGGGACGCTCGGCGATCCGCACCCGCGGAGCCGCTGCCGGGGCGCCGGTCACCAGGGAGCACCGTCCGTCCACGCGTAGTGCCGCCGATAGTCCTCCACCCCGGTCAGCATCAGCCGCGGCGACCCGGCCTCCTTCACGTGCCGCAGAGCCGGCTGGGCCGCCTCCAGGTCGACGCCCGCGTTGCGGACACCGGCCGGCACATCGGTGCCGGCGAACCGCGCGTAGTGGTCGAAGTCCAACGGGCAACGGCTGTCGAGGGCTTCCCGGACCCCGCCGTCGGCCACGCGGTCCGCCGCCCCCGGTGCGATGTCACAGCCGTAGAACTCGGCCGAACAGCCGGAGCCGTACGAGAACACGCCCGCGGCGGCCTCCGTCCTTATGCCGCCGTGTGCCACCGCGCTGATCAGGCAGAGCAAGGAAGTGCCGGTGTAGATGTTGCCCGTGCGGCGCACGTACGCGAGGGACGGTTCCACCCGGCGCTCGAAGTCCGCGTCGATCTGCGTCGGGGTGAGTCCGACGACATCACGCGTCAGAGTGCGGTGCGCGCCCTTCACCATGGCCGCGAACGGGGTGTGCATGGCGAGGAGGTCGAAGTCGGCGAGGAAGTCCGCCCCCGGCACCCTGGCCGAGTAGTCCTGCCAACAGAAGCGCAGGCATTCCAGGTAGCTCAGCAGTGAGAGGTCGGGGTCGATCACCTCCTCCGTGTAGGAGGGGCGGAGGGTGTCGGACACGTCGGCGCAGTGCAGCCCGCTCAGCCCGAGGCGCAGGGCGGCGATGCGGGGCTCGGCCGACACCAGCACCGCGACCCCGCCGACGCCCGTGACGGCTTCCGGCAGGCTGTGCAGCGGGTGGTGACCGATGTCGCCGGTGACTACCAGGGCACGTGCGTCGGGCCGGGGGCTCGTCGCCACCACGGCGGCGGCGAGCTGCACGGCGGCGGTCGCCGAGTAGCAGGCCTGTTTCATCTCCACGGTGCGACAGGTGCTCGGCAGACCCAGCAGCCGGTGCACGGATCCGCACAGCGACTTGCTCAGGTCGAGGCCGGACTCGGTGGCGAACACGAGAAGTTCGATCCCGTCCCGCTCGTCAGGCGTCAGCTGCTCCAGGACCCGGCGTCCTGCGGTCGTACCGAACGTGACAGGGTCGTCGCACGGCAGCGCCACCCCCCGTGCCTCCATGCCCAGTGCGCGTACCCGGCGATCGTGTGCCGCGTCTCCCCGGCTCAATGCGTCGACCGTGATCGCGGCCGCACCCGGGTCGACGCCGATCGCGTCGATACCGACCGTCCTGGCCCGGTCCGTCCGCCTCACCATGTCGGGTCGTCCTTTCCCGTACCGGCACGGCCCAGCACGAGCGAGCAGCTGATGCCGCAGAACGCGTAGCTGGAACTGACCGCGACGGCGAGATCGGCCTGGACGGTGTCCCGGGGAGCGAAGGTGAGCCCGTCCGTGCAGGGCCGGGTGAGGTGCGGGTTGCCGTGGCAGAAGCCGTCCCGCAGCTGGATCGCCGTGGCGATGAGTTCCAGCAGGCCCGACGTGCCGAAGCAGTGGCCGGTGAGCGCCTTCGTGGCGTTGACCAGCGGGCGGGCACCGAACACCGCGGCGAGGGAGTGCCCCTCGATCTCGTCGCCGATGTGGGTCCCCGTGGCGTGGGCGTTGACGTAGTCGACGTCACGTGCGTCGATTCCGGCCCGGTCCAAAGCCCTGCGCAGTGCGGTCGTCTGCCCCTCCGGCGTGGGGTCGGCGGCCCGCCTGCCGTCCAGGGCCTGGCCATGGCCGAGGAGCAGCGCGAGCGGGTCACGGCCACGCCTCGCGGCATCCTCGACGGGTTCGATCAGTACGGCCGCGGCGCCCTGACCGGGGACGAAACCACTGCGTGTCCGGTCGAAGGGGCGGCACAGCGTCCGCGGATCACGGTGCGGCACGGTCGCGGTCAACGCTCCGGCCTGCCGCAGAGCGGCCAGCTCGACCGCCGAGTGCTCGGTAGCGGGCGCCACGACCAGACAGCGCGCCGCCTCTCCCGAGGCCACCAGACGGGCGGCCTGCTGCACGGCGACCGCTCCACTGGCCGCCGAGGCGCCCAGGACCCAGCCCTCCCCCACGGCGCCCGTGACCTGGCTGACCGTGCCCACGATGTCGACGTCCATATGGGTGAGCGCGTAGGACGGCGCGACGTGACCCTGGTCGGCGAATCTCACCACCGCCTCGGCCTGGTGTCCCGGGGCGAGATCGCCGCCCGCCACGATCAGTGCGCACTCGCCGAGGTCTTCGTCGGACAGGGCCGCGTCGTGCACGGCCGCGGCGGCGACACAGGCCGCGGTGACGGCGGGCAGCGTGCCTCGCGCCGAGACAGCGGCCAACCGCTCCCGCAGCCGAGGTGCCCGGGGAAGGTGATCGCGGGCCCAGGCGGACGGCGTGAAGCCGGTGAGGGCGGCCACGGCTCCGGCTCCGGCCCGCCGGTACACGGTGTCCTCCGCCGGAGCGGCGACGGCCGAACAGGTGCCGGACAGGGCCTTGGCGTACTCGTCGAGGTCGCCCGCGTGACCGGTGAGGACAGCTCCCGAGGTCAGGGACAGAGGGGTGATGGTCCGTGCCCGGCGTTCGGTCATCCGCGGTCCCTCGACTGTTCCAGCACGGTCGCGAGCTCGCCCAGGTTCTCCGCCGCGGCCAGCCGGTCCGCCGGCGCCTCGATGCCCAGACGGTGCATCGCCTGGGCCACGATGTCGGCCCGGTCCAGTGAGGAGGCGCCCAGCTCACGCAGCGAGCACCCCGGTGTCACCGCGGCCGCCGGCGTCTCGGGAAGCACCTCCAGCACCGCCTCCCGGATGACCATGAACGTCTCCGGGAGCGGTTGCGGCGCCTCGTCGTCCGTCTGGTGCGCCAGGTAGGCGGCGAAGCGGGCCGGGGTCGGGTGTTCGTTCAGCAGCTTCTCGTCGTCGGACCTGTTCAGCCGGGTGTTGAGCACCGAGATGAGCTCCACCTTGAGGATCGAGTCCATCCCCAGGTCGGCGAACGTGCTGTCGTCCATGGCCGGGTCGAACTCGGTCATCAGCACCTCGGCCAGGCACTCACGGACCACCGCGAGGACGGGCGGCTGGGCCCGGCCACCGTCGGACCCGCCGGTCAACTGCACGTAATAGGCGGCCAGTTCACGGGGCGTGGGGTGCTCGTTGACCTCGGCGGCCCGGACCTGCTGGCCGAACACACCGTTGAGCGACTCCAGCAGTTCCACCGTGAGGATGCTGTCGAGGCCCTGCTCGACGAGGGGGACCTCGGGGTCGACCTCCTCCGGGGCGACGAAGAGCACCTTGGCCGCACGGGCCACAACCGTCCGTAGGGCGTCCTGGGAGGTGGAGGTGGCGTTGCTTGGCAGGGACACGATGCTTCCTCTCATCGGGGGCCTTCGTCCGGCGGCGGGGCGTCCTTGAGCTCGGGTTCGCCGGGTATCCAGAAGCGGCGGCGGTCGAAGGGACTGGTCACCAGAGCTGCCCGGGTCCGACCCGCCTCCGCGGCCCATGGCCACGCCGAGGTCTCACCGGTGAGCCATGGGGCCTGTGCGGGCGGCCGGTCCGGGTGCGCTGTCCGGGAGTCGAACAGTGCCGGGTGGGAACGGTCCTCGGCCAGGGCCCCGAACGCCTCGCACGCCTCTTGGGTGCTGCGCGCGAACACCACCGCACGCCGGGGCAGATGGCGCCGGCCGGCGCCGAGCGCTGCCGCGACCTCGGGGAGAGTGGCCCCGCAGTCAGGCAGTTGGCGGGCCAGCAGGGAGGCGGTCCGGCGCAGGGACGGAGCGTCGGACGCCGACAACGGCAAGGCCACCGGGCGCCCGCCGACGGTGTCCTGGACGGTGTGGTCCGGCTCCCACGACTCGACCACCACGTGGGCGACGGAGCCGCTGATGCCGAACGCGTTCACACCGGCCAGACGCGGCCGGTCGGCCGAAGGCCACCGCATCGGCCGGTCCGCCAGTGCGACCGAGTCCGCCAGAGCGATCCTGGGATTGATCTCGTGCAGTCCCGGTATGGGGAAGACCCGGCCCTGACGCAGTGTCAGCACAGCCTTGATCAGCCCGATACAGCCCGCCGCCGCCTCCAGGTGGCCGACGTTGGCCTTCGCCGAACCGACCCACAACGGGCTCCGCCCGTCCCGGTCGGTCGCCGGCGAGGCATCGTGGCCGTCGCCGGTCACCTGGCACAGGGCGGCGATCTCCAGCGGGTCCCCGGACGGCGTCGCGGTGCCGTGGGCCTCCAGGTATCCCATCGCGCGCGGAGTCAGCCCGCTGTCACGCCAGGCACGGGTGATGACCGCGGTCTGCGCGGAGAGGCTGGGCGAGGTCATGGTCTCGGTGCGTCCGCCGTGCCGGACCGCGGCGCCCCGGATCACCGCCAGCACCGGATCGCCGTCGCGCCGGGCGTCTGCCAGTCGGCGCAGGACAATCACCGCCCCGCCCTCGCCTCGGACATAGCCGTCCGCGTCCGCGCTGAACGGAACGCAGCGGCCGCGCGGCGAGAGCATGCCCGACTGGAGGTAGGCGGCCTCGTTCAGGGCGGCGCAGAGGATGTTGGTCGCGCCCGTGATCGCGGTGTCACAAGCCTCGGTGCGCAGTTCGGACACGGCGAGCGCGATCGCCGTCAGTCCGCCGGCGCACGCCGTGTCCACGGTGATGCTGGGACCGCACAGATCGAACTGCTGCGAGATGCGGTTCGCGTTGAACGACAGCAGATTGCCCACGCCGGTGTAGCCGTCCCGTATGCCGGCCGCCGCGACGCGCTCCCGGAAGTCGTACCCGCCGGCCGCGACGTAGACCCCGGTGTTGCTGCGGGCCAGCCGGTCCGGTGCGATGGCCGCGTGTTCCAGCGCCTGCCAGGTGAGTTCGAGCAGCAGCCGTTGCGCCGGATCCATGGCCACGGCCATGCGGTTGCGGATGCCGAAGAGAGCCGCGTCGAACTCGTCTATCCGGTGCAGCAGCGCGGCGCGCAGGACGGGCTTGTCGGTCATCTTCAGCGTCGAGACGTCCAGCCCGGGGAACCGGTCCTCGGGGATCGGCCCGAACCTCACCTCTCCCCGGTCGAGCAGCGCGGCGAACTCGTCGAGGTTGTCGGCCCCTGAGACACGGCACGCCATCCCCACCACCGCGATGGGTTCACCGGCACGGCTGTCGGTCTCTCCGGCGGGTGCCTCTGGATCTCGGAACGTGGTCAACACGCAGTCCCTTCCGGATCGTCGGGAAAGCCGACGGGAACAGCCGTCGCACTGCGGGCGGACGGCTCGACACCGAGTATCGGGTCCGGCCACCGACACCTCGCCGACACAACGTGTACGCCGTACCGGCCGCCGTACCAGTGTTGATCTTGTAGTCACTGTGTCGACGCTCTCGGTAAGACTGTTGGGACAAGTCCCTGCCGG
This window of the Streptomyces sp. N50 genome carries:
- a CDS encoding phosphopantetheine-binding protein; translated protein: MSLPSNATSTSQDALRTVVARAAKVLFVAPEEVDPEVPLVEQGLDSILTVELLESLNGVFGQQVRAAEVNEHPTPRELAAYYVQLTGGSDGGRAQPPVLAVVRECLAEVLMTEFDPAMDDSTFADLGMDSILKVELISVLNTRLNRSDDEKLLNEHPTPARFAAYLAHQTDDEAPQPLPETFMVIREAVLEVLPETPAAAVTPGCSLRELGASSLDRADIVAQAMHRLGIEAPADRLAAAENLGELATVLEQSRDRG
- a CDS encoding beta-ketoacyl synthase N-terminal-like domain-containing protein, whose protein sequence is MTERRARTITPLSLTSGAVLTGHAGDLDEYAKALSGTCSAVAAPAEDTVYRRAGAGAVAALTGFTPSAWARDHLPRAPRLRERLAAVSARGTLPAVTAACVAAAAVHDAALSDEDLGECALIVAGGDLAPGHQAEAVVRFADQGHVAPSYALTHMDVDIVGTVSQVTGAVGEGWVLGASAASGAVAVQQAARLVASGEAARCLVVAPATEHSAVELAALRQAGALTATVPHRDPRTLCRPFDRTRSGFVPGQGAAAVLIEPVEDAARRGRDPLALLLGHGQALDGRRAADPTPEGQTTALRRALDRAGIDARDVDYVNAHATGTHIGDEIEGHSLAAVFGARPLVNATKALTGHCFGTSGLLELIATAIQLRDGFCHGNPHLTRPCTDGLTFAPRDTVQADLAVAVSSSYAFCGISCSLVLGRAGTGKDDPTW
- a CDS encoding hydroxymethylglutaryl-CoA synthase family protein; its protein translation is MVRRTDRARTVGIDAIGVDPGAAAITVDALSRGDAAHDRRVRALGMEARGVALPCDDPVTFGTTAGRRVLEQLTPDERDGIELLVFATESGLDLSKSLCGSVHRLLGLPSTCRTVEMKQACYSATAAVQLAAAVVATSPRPDARALVVTGDIGHHPLHSLPEAVTGVGGVAVLVSAEPRIAALRLGLSGLHCADVSDTLRPSYTEEVIDPDLSLLSYLECLRFCWQDYSARVPGADFLADFDLLAMHTPFAAMVKGAHRTLTRDVVGLTPTQIDADFERRVEPSLAYVRRTGNIYTGTSLLCLISAVAHGGIRTEAAAGVFSYGSGCSAEFYGCDIAPGAADRVADGGVREALDSRCPLDFDHYARFAGTDVPAGVRNAGVDLEAAQPALRHVKEAGSPRLMLTGVEDYRRHYAWTDGAPW
- a CDS encoding polyketide synthase, with translation MTTFRDPEAPAGETDSRAGEPIAVVGMACRVSGADNLDEFAALLDRGEVRFGPIPEDRFPGLDVSTLKMTDKPVLRAALLHRIDEFDAALFGIRNRMAVAMDPAQRLLLELTWQALEHAAIAPDRLARSNTGVYVAAGGYDFRERVAAAGIRDGYTGVGNLLSFNANRISQQFDLCGPSITVDTACAGGLTAIALAVSELRTEACDTAITGATNILCAALNEAAYLQSGMLSPRGRCVPFSADADGYVRGEGGAVIVLRRLADARRDGDPVLAVIRGAAVRHGGRTETMTSPSLSAQTAVITRAWRDSGLTPRAMGYLEAHGTATPSGDPLEIAALCQVTGDGHDASPATDRDGRSPLWVGSAKANVGHLEAAAGCIGLIKAVLTLRQGRVFPIPGLHEINPRIALADSVALADRPMRWPSADRPRLAGVNAFGISGSVAHVVVESWEPDHTVQDTVGGRPVALPLSASDAPSLRRTASLLARQLPDCGATLPEVAAALGAGRRHLPRRAVVFARSTQEACEAFGALAEDRSHPALFDSRTAHPDRPPAQAPWLTGETSAWPWAAEAGRTRAALVTSPFDRRRFWIPGEPELKDAPPPDEGPR